DNA from Helicobacter pylori:
ATTAGCGCAGCGGCCGGCTCAGTGGCGCTCATTTTGGTGGGCGTGGTTAAAAACTATGGGCTTGAATACGCGGGCGTGGCGACTCTTATGGCAGGAATGTTGCAAATTCTTTTAGGCTATTTGAAAATAGGGAATCTTTTGAGGTTTATCCCCCAATCGGTGATGTATGGCTTTGTGAACGCGCTAGGCATTTTGCTTTTAACAGAGCAATTCAAATTCCTTGAAAACCAAAATTTAGGGGTGTTTGTCTTGCTCGCTATTGGGATATTGATTATTTACCTCTTCCCTTTAATCACTAAAAAAATCCCCTCTAATCTGATTTGTATCCTTGCAGTGAGCGCGATCGCTTTAATTTTTGATACGCATGCGCCGAATTTGGGGAGCATTGAGCAAGGGGTTTCAGGCTTTCATTTCATCATTATCCCCAAAAATTTGGATTTTAAAATGGTGGCAGGATTGTTGCCTTACGCTCTTTCTTTAGCGCTAGTAGGCACGATAGAAAGCTTATTGACGGCTAAAACTTTAGATGTTATTTTAAAAGACGGCGTGAGCGATAAAAATAAAGAAACTAAAGCGCAAGGCTTGGGGAATATCATTTCAGGGCTTTTGGGGGGAATGACAGGTTGCGCTTTAGTGGGGCAGTCTATCATTAACGCAAAATCCGGGGCTAAAACAAGGCTTTCTACTTTTTTTGCTGGCTTTTCTTTAATGGTGCTAATATTAGTGTTTAATGAATACGTGGTTAAGATCCCCATCGTGGCGGTGGTGGCGGTGATGGTGATGATTTCTTTCACCACTTTTAATTTCCAATCCGTTATTAATGTTAAAACAATCAAGCTCTATGACACGCTGAACATGCTTTTAGTCGTGGCGGTGGTTTTATACACGCATAATTTAGCGATAGGGGTTGTGGTGGGGGTTTTAGTCAATGCGTTATGGATCAAATCTAAAGGGATTGCATGAAGTTTTATTTTAAAAAGTTGGGTAGCTAGAGATATGGCTCCAGATGTAGGATTCGAACCTACGACCAAGCGGTTAACAGCCGCCTACTCTACCGCTGAGCTAATCTGGAATTTCGCTCAAAAACAAAAAGAAATTTTAGTGTGTTTTTTGTAAAAAGTCAAGTAAAATGATGCCATTATTCATTTGAGAGCCAAAAAGTTGGCTTTGTTCTCATTAATTTAGTCAATGAGAACCGATTTAATATCAATAGGCCAAAACATAATTGAGATACAAGCTATAAAGTCTTCTATAGGCTAATTTAGCGCCCATGAAAGAATAGTAATTCGTGTTGATCGTAGGGATTTTCACGCCTAATTCAATGCCATGATGGATCCCTTGAAGCCTTAAGCCGGTATTGAACAAGAATTGGAAATTGGTGTTGTTGATCTTAGCGCTGTAGGCGCTATTGGTGATTTTTAAATTCGCAGATTGGTTATTAAGCCATGTCGTTCCCGCTAATGCGATGCCCCCAAAAATACCAAAAGAGACTTTGCGGTTTCGATCGGATCCGCCATTGATGAAGTTCAATAAAAGATCACTGCCCGCGCCATAAGTGAAAACATTGGAAGCGGAGTTAAAAAAGTTGGATTTGATATACGCATAGTTGTAATCAAAAAAGCCATAATACCGGATCCCAAAAAATTTATTTTTCCCAAAGAATTGCTTATAGCCTAATTGCACGCCCACGCCATTCATCGCCCCGTTATTGCTTTGAGAGTTGATTAATCCCACGCTTCTAAAGGGGTTATGACCAAACTCTTTGGTGGTGGTTTGGAATTGAGAATATTGGGTTTCGTTGAGAGAATAACTATAGCTAGACCGGCTCACCAAACTTTGAAACCCTTTGGAATTAGGCGTTTTTTGAATGGTGTTATAGATGGTTTCTAAATTGTCCCCTTTGAGATAAGAGATAGTGTCATTGATAACGCTTGAGACTTGATTGAGGTTTTTATTGAAATCAGCGTTGTTAAACGCGCTTTGCTGGTTTTGGGGATGGCTTGGGTCGGTTCTTCTGAATTGCTCGGCGGCTTTTTTAGCGCTATCAATCATGCTAGTGATAGCGTTAAAGGTGTTGCCAAAAATATTGCATGCGTTCCCGCTTGCATTAATGCCCCATGGTTTGCCATTGCCTCCATCTATTCCTGGGCATTGGCTTTGAAGGGTGCTAATAATGGTTTTAGCGTCATCTAAAAGTTTTGAGGCATCATTATCAATGGTGGTATTATTGTTGGCTGTATTTTTATTTTCTAGGGTGTTTTGGAGCAATTGAGAAGTCGCTTTGAGTTTTTCGTATTCGCTAGAAGATAGCGAGTTGTTGGCTAAATTAGAGGCTATCACTTGCCACATGCCCACCGCAGAGCTGAGCGCTGAGGACACGGCTTGATTAGCGGTATTGGGGGTCGTTTTCAATCGGCTAGCGGTCTCTTTTAGATTGTCAATCGCTTGAGCGGTGCTTGAATCAGTGTTAGAGGCCGTTTGTTTGAGCTCGTTATAGCGGGTTAAAAGGTTGTTCAAATTTTCGTAAGCGTTGGAGACTTTTTGGATTTCGCCGGTGTTTTTCACCATTTGCGCGGCTTCACCGATCTGATAGCCCACGCTCATATAAGCGCCGTCATCTTCAGCGAAGAGCGATGATGCCATGAGAGAAAGTAAAATCGTTTTTTTCATAAAATGTTCCTTAAAGTAATGTTTTATTTGTAAAATCGTATCAAATTGAAACTTTATTTACAATGCATTTAAATTGTGCCATAAATTTATTGAATTTTTAATAAAATTGAGCAAAAATTAAGAAATTTTGCTTTTTTTTTGGATTTAAAAAAAGATTTTTGATAGTGAAAAATGTTTTGAGTGTTTTTAAATTTCACCGCTTAAGGGGATTAGGGCTAAAAATTTTCAAAGCGTTTTGCAAATCTTCTTTGGTGTCAATGCCCATGCTTTCACTTTGAACGATTTTCACTGCAATCTTTTTTTGGTAATACAAAGCCCTTAATTGCTCTAATTTTTCTGTATCCTCTAAAACGCAAGGCTTTAAAGCGCATAATTCTTCTAAGATTTCTTTATTGTGGAAGCCATAGATACCGATATGCCCTAAAAGAGGGGTTTGGCGTTTCACATCAAAATCTCGTAAAAAGGGGATAAGGGAGCGCGAAAAATACAAGGCGTTATTTTGATTGTCTAAAACCACCTTGACTAAATTAGGGCTTTTGGCTTGTTCTTCATCAATGACTTTAGCGCAAGTCGCCATGAAAGGGGCGTTTTGGGTGGCTTCTA
Protein-coding regions in this window:
- a CDS encoding SulP family inorganic anion transporter, with translation MLEKIQKEWLSNIQKDLLSGFVVGLSVIPETAGFAIMVGLDVGVAFYTTFYMAFVLSLFGARKAMISAAAGSVALILVGVVKNYGLEYAGVATLMAGMLQILLGYLKIGNLLRFIPQSVMYGFVNALGILLLTEQFKFLENQNLGVFVLLAIGILIIYLFPLITKKIPSNLICILAVSAIALIFDTHAPNLGSIEQGVSGFHFIIIPKNLDFKMVAGLLPYALSLALVGTIESLLTAKTLDVILKDGVSDKNKETKAQGLGNIISGLLGGMTGCALVGQSIINAKSGAKTRLSTFFAGFSLMVLILVFNEYVVKIPIVAVVAVMVMISFTTFNFQSVINVKTIKLYDTLNMLLVVAVVLYTHNLAIGVVVGVLVNALWIKSKGIA
- a CDS encoding outer membrane beta-barrel protein — encoded protein: MKKTILLSLMASSLFAEDDGAYMSVGYQIGEAAQMVKNTGEIQKVSNAYENLNNLLTRYNELKQTASNTDSSTAQAIDNLKETASRLKTTPNTANQAVSSALSSAVGMWQVIASNLANNSLSSSEYEKLKATSQLLQNTLENKNTANNNTTIDNDASKLLDDAKTIISTLQSQCPGIDGGNGKPWGINASGNACNIFGNTFNAITSMIDSAKKAAEQFRRTDPSHPQNQQSAFNNADFNKNLNQVSSVINDTISYLKGDNLETIYNTIQKTPNSKGFQSLVSRSSYSYSLNETQYSQFQTTTKEFGHNPFRSVGLINSQSNNGAMNGVGVQLGYKQFFGKNKFFGIRYYGFFDYNYAYIKSNFFNSASNVFTYGAGSDLLLNFINGGSDRNRKVSFGIFGGIALAGTTWLNNQSANLKITNSAYSAKINNTNFQFLFNTGLRLQGIHHGIELGVKIPTINTNYYSFMGAKLAYRRLYSLYLNYVLAY
- the kdsB gene encoding 3-deoxy-manno-octulosonate cytidylyltransferase gives rise to the protein MIIIPARLKSSRFENKVLEDIFGLPMVVRCAKNANLVDECVVACDDESIMKACQKFRIKAVLTSKHYNSGTERCLEAAQILGLKNDERVLNLQGDEPFLEKEVILALLEATQNAPFMATCAKVIDEEQAKSPNLVKVVLDNQNNALYFSRSLIPFLRDFDVKRQTPLLGHIGIYGFHNKEILEELCALKPCVLEDTEKLEQLRALYYQKKIAVKIVQSESMGIDTKEDLQNALKIFSPNPLKR